In a genomic window of Flavobacterium crassostreae:
- a CDS encoding methyltransferase domain-containing protein, with translation MNNTSCCTVACEQPLDQKYWDAQYQANTTGWDLGQISPPMRAYIDRIQNKNSAILIPGCGNTYEAAYLSEQGFTNITVLDIAPSLVKILQEKFMTNTNIQVLLGDFFAHQGLYDIILEQTFLCALPPSLRQKYVYKMHDLLTPNGILAGVLFNRSFAVGPPFGGSQAEYEMLFKGAFRTLKAIPELESVAPRSQSELAIELQKNSAVSVSLYTLEGVSCIDCKNEILKKLQALDTIQNASISTDFKTLLLVTEQQIAVAQLQKTIASSGQYSISKITL, from the coding sequence ATGAATAACACATCCTGTTGTACCGTTGCCTGCGAGCAACCACTAGACCAAAAATATTGGGATGCCCAATACCAAGCCAACACCACTGGCTGGGATCTGGGGCAAATATCGCCACCAATGCGTGCGTATATAGACCGCATCCAAAATAAAAATAGCGCCATTTTAATTCCTGGTTGTGGCAATACCTATGAGGCTGCTTATTTATCAGAACAAGGTTTTACAAACATTACCGTTCTAGACATCGCGCCTAGCTTGGTCAAAATTCTTCAAGAAAAATTTATGACCAACACCAATATACAGGTTTTGCTAGGAGATTTTTTTGCCCATCAAGGCCTTTATGATATCATTCTGGAGCAAACTTTTTTGTGTGCTCTACCTCCTAGCCTACGCCAAAAGTATGTGTACAAAATGCACGATCTCTTGACCCCAAATGGCATACTTGCTGGAGTTTTATTTAACAGATCCTTTGCCGTAGGACCACCATTTGGCGGTAGCCAAGCAGAATACGAAATGCTTTTTAAAGGCGCTTTTAGAACTCTAAAAGCAATTCCAGAGTTAGAATCTGTTGCGCCAAGATCCCAATCCGAATTGGCTATAGAATTGCAAAAAAACAGTGCCGTATCCGTTAGCCTTTATACCCTTGAAGGCGTTAGTTGTATCGATTGCAAAAATGAAATTCTAAAAAAACTACAAGCTCTAGATACGATACAAAATGCAAGTATAAGCACTGATTTTAAAACCCTATTATTGGTTACCGAACAACAAATAGCAGTGGCGCAATTACAAAAAACGATTGCCAGTTCTGGCCAATATAGCATTAGCAAAATAACATTATGA
- a CDS encoding DUF202 domain-containing protein has product MTNSINKDLILRERLALQRTTLANQTTLLAFLRTAMYFAVAGLSTHNVLKIQNSLLIEIGFYTSSVVILVLGIINFWRHKKRIAQNRKHIGDYKIAYYE; this is encoded by the coding sequence ATGACAAATTCCATCAATAAAGACTTAATTTTAAGAGAAAGATTAGCGCTCCAAAGAACAACCCTAGCCAATCAAACCACATTATTGGCATTTTTGCGCACCGCAATGTACTTTGCTGTAGCAGGATTAAGCACCCATAATGTGTTAAAAATACAAAATAGTTTACTAATTGAAATTGGATTTTACACCAGTTCTGTAGTGATTTTAGTTTTAGGAATTATAAATTTTTGGAGACACAAAAAAAGAATTGCCCAAAACCGAAAACACATAGGAGATTACAAAATAGCATATTATGAATAA
- a CDS encoding MBL fold metallo-hydrolase, producing MKIEQIYTGCLAQGAYYITSNGEAAIIDPLREVQPYLERLERDKVQLKYIFETHFHADFVSGHIDLSKATAAPIVYGPTAKPEFEAIIATDGQEFVVGGITIKALHTPGHTMESTTYLLRDENGKDHAIFSGDTLFIGDVGRPDLAQKAAHLTQEQLAGTLYHSLRDKIMTLPDAVLVYPAHGAGSACGKNMSKETVSTIGNQKQTNYALRANMTQEEFIAEVTEGLLPPPAYFGMNVAMNKQGYASFETVLNNGMRAITVDQLEAVAQETNALILDTRQNGKFAQGFIPQSINIGIDGDFAPWVGALVADVKQPILLVTEIGQEEESVTRLSRVGFDNLLGHLEGGYAAWAKAGKETDSIHRITATEFSQEIKIGQSTVIDIRKETEYAAEHVDQAYSKPLSNINQWIKDIDPKEPFFLHCAGGYRSMIAASILQARGFRNFKEIEGGFNAIAKTTVPKTNFVCQSKVLKS from the coding sequence ATGAAAATAGAACAAATATACACCGGATGTTTAGCCCAAGGAGCTTATTATATCACTTCCAACGGAGAGGCCGCAATAATAGACCCACTACGTGAAGTACAGCCCTATCTCGAGAGATTAGAGCGAGATAAGGTACAACTCAAATATATTTTTGAAACCCATTTTCATGCCGATTTTGTATCTGGACACATCGATTTAAGCAAAGCCACTGCCGCTCCAATTGTGTATGGTCCAACGGCCAAACCAGAGTTTGAAGCTATTATTGCCACCGATGGACAAGAGTTTGTTGTGGGTGGCATTACAATAAAAGCCTTGCACACCCCTGGACATACCATGGAGAGCACCACGTATTTGTTGCGAGACGAAAACGGAAAAGACCATGCCATTTTTTCGGGAGACACCTTATTTATTGGAGACGTCGGAAGACCTGATTTAGCCCAAAAAGCCGCACACCTAACCCAAGAACAATTAGCCGGTACACTATACCATTCTTTAAGAGACAAAATTATGACTCTGCCAGATGCCGTACTTGTTTACCCAGCTCATGGTGCCGGTAGCGCCTGCGGCAAAAACATGAGCAAAGAAACCGTAAGTACCATTGGCAACCAAAAACAAACCAACTATGCCCTAAGAGCAAACATGACCCAAGAAGAATTTATAGCCGAAGTAACCGAAGGTTTGCTACCACCTCCGGCCTATTTTGGCATGAACGTAGCCATGAACAAACAAGGCTATGCAAGCTTTGAAACCGTTTTGAACAACGGAATGCGCGCCATAACTGTAGACCAACTCGAGGCAGTTGCCCAAGAGACAAACGCCTTAATTTTGGATACGCGCCAAAATGGTAAATTTGCCCAGGGCTTTATACCGCAATCCATAAACATAGGCATAGACGGTGATTTTGCCCCTTGGGTAGGCGCCTTAGTTGCCGATGTAAAACAACCCATCCTGTTGGTAACCGAAATAGGCCAAGAAGAAGAATCCGTTACCCGTTTGAGCCGAGTAGGTTTTGATAATCTGCTAGGGCATCTAGAAGGAGGATATGCCGCTTGGGCAAAAGCAGGAAAAGAAACCGACAGCATCCATAGAATTACTGCAACAGAATTTTCCCAAGAAATAAAAATAGGCCAAAGCACCGTAATAGACATCCGAAAAGAAACCGAATATGCTGCCGAACACGTAGACCAAGCCTATAGCAAACCACTATCCAATATAAACCAATGGATTAAAGACATTGATCCCAAAGAACCCTTCTTTTTACATTGCGCAGGAGGGTATCGTAGCATGATCGCAGCCTCGATATTGCAAGCAAGAGGGTTTCGAAATTTTAAAGAAATTGAAGGTGGTTTTAACGCTATTGCAAAAACTACGGTTCCCAAAACTAATTTTGTATGCCAAAGTAAAGTTTTGAAATCTTGA
- a CDS encoding sulfite exporter TauE/SafE family protein: MEILGYLASIIIGLSLGLIGGGGSILAVPILVYLFKIHPEQATSYSLFIVGITAMIGSYSHYRLGNLKIKFALVFAIPSIFSVLLVRKFVLHLIPDILLDLPYLVLTKNLLIMVVFAILMIAASISMLQKSKKEIASPEINLQMVGFIGFLVGLIIGFLGAGGGFLIIPALLFFANLPIKQAVGTSLFIISINSILGFVGDIITGIVLDYQLLFTISIMAILGLLLGTQLSKKIDGAKLKPAFGWFVLVMGIYIITKELFF; the protein is encoded by the coding sequence ATGGAAATTTTAGGATATTTGGCTTCAATAATTATTGGTCTTTCTTTAGGGCTAATTGGTGGCGGTGGTTCGATACTAGCGGTGCCCATATTGGTGTATTTATTTAAAATACATCCAGAACAAGCCACAAGTTACTCCTTATTTATTGTTGGTATTACTGCCATGATAGGCTCCTATAGCCATTACCGCTTAGGCAATTTAAAGATTAAGTTTGCATTGGTCTTTGCCATACCTTCAATCTTTTCGGTATTACTAGTTCGAAAATTTGTACTGCATTTAATACCCGATATACTATTGGATTTGCCCTATTTGGTATTGACCAAAAACCTGTTGATTATGGTGGTTTTTGCCATTTTGATGATTGCAGCCTCTATATCCATGCTCCAAAAATCCAAAAAAGAAATAGCAAGTCCAGAAATCAACTTACAAATGGTGGGCTTTATCGGTTTTTTGGTAGGTTTAATCATTGGCTTTCTGGGCGCTGGTGGCGGATTTTTAATCATTCCTGCTTTGTTGTTTTTTGCAAATTTACCCATAAAACAAGCCGTTGGAACCTCCCTCTTTATCATCAGTATCAATTCTATTCTGGGTTTTGTAGGAGATATTATAACTGGCATTGTGCTAGATTACCAATTGCTTTTTACAATCTCTATTATGGCCATACTGGGTTTGTTGCTAGGAACCCAATTGTCCAAAAAAATAGACGGCGCCAAACTAAAACCCGCCTTTGGTTGGTTTGTATTGGTTATGGGAATATACATTATAACCAAAGAACTCTTTTTTTAA
- a CDS encoding Crp/Fnr family transcriptional regulator yields the protein MQETIQKTFPNFSADLVQDIHTHAVVKSYQSGDTIMRTGQYINHTILVTKGQLKIYREGENGGEFFMYYLQPGQACAVSMICASKSQTSQVMAKAVDDVELILVPLAIMEKWMMEHRSWYEFVIFTYRSRFEEVLEVIDSIAFRAMDERLEFYLKRHSEACGCLDLKLSHQEIATELNTSREVISRLLKKMEQRNLVRLYRNHIALLQ from the coding sequence ATGCAAGAGACTATCCAAAAAACATTTCCTAATTTTTCTGCAGATTTAGTCCAAGACATCCATACCCATGCTGTGGTAAAAAGTTACCAGTCTGGAGATACAATCATGCGTACTGGACAGTACATTAACCATACTATATTGGTTACCAAAGGACAATTAAAAATTTATAGAGAAGGAGAAAATGGCGGAGAGTTTTTTATGTATTACCTACAACCGGGTCAAGCCTGTGCCGTTTCGATGATTTGTGCCTCCAAGAGCCAAACCAGCCAGGTGATGGCCAAAGCCGTAGACGATGTAGAGTTGATCCTGGTACCACTTGCTATTATGGAAAAATGGATGATGGAGCACCGCAGTTGGTATGAGTTTGTGATTTTTACCTACAGAAGCCGTTTTGAAGAAGTCTTGGAGGTAATTGATAGTATTGCCTTTAGAGCCATGGATGAGCGTTTGGAATTTTATTTAAAACGCCATAGCGAGGCTTGCGGCTGTTTGGACCTAAAACTCTCCCATCAAGAAATTGCTACAGAATTAAACACCTCTAGAGAGGTTATTTCTCGTTTGCTCAAAAAAATGGAACAACGCAATCTGGTACGGTTGTACAGAAACCATATTGCGCTACTACAATAA
- a CDS encoding rhodanese-like domain-containing protein, protein MNLTQTDWTTQLEADTNAVILDVRTEDECNEGIIEKAINIDIHQGQAFIDAIGALDKNKNYYVYCRSGARSGKACEIMNELGIANAYNLTGGVLAWNGELV, encoded by the coding sequence ATGAATTTAACACAAACCGATTGGACTACGCAATTAGAGGCAGATACCAATGCAGTAATTTTAGATGTACGCACTGAAGATGAGTGTAATGAAGGCATTATTGAAAAGGCTATTAATATAGACATCCACCAAGGGCAAGCTTTTATAGATGCCATAGGAGCATTAGATAAAAACAAAAACTACTATGTGTATTGTCGTTCTGGAGCCCGTAGTGGTAAAGCCTGCGAAATCATGAACGAATTAGGAATAGCCAATGCTTATAATTTAACTGGAGGTGTTTTGGCCTGGAACGGAGAGCTAGTATAG
- a CDS encoding response regulator, which produces MNKVLVIEDHNEIRENIVEILELADYEVSVAKNGKQGVEMATIILPNIILCDIMMPELDGYGVLYLLNKNPETTNIPFIFITAKSERMDMRKGMEMGADDYLTKPFGRLELLNAIETRLKKKDVMQHFYSQSLDKLDKLVSKNNGLNELKKIIAERKSRFYKKSQILYYEGDSAVGVYLVLSGKIKTIKMTQEGRELMTGIYQSDDFLGTNIILSNKPYDDTATALEDSCLCYFPKAQFDELLRLYPDVAEKFLKILSNDIRNKDEYLLQLAYQSVRKRVAEAILRLFLQNHNEVDSISISRDDLAALSGTASETVSRTLTEFKNEGLIEKKGSKIKIINLEQMSKLKN; this is translated from the coding sequence ATGAACAAAGTACTCGTAATTGAAGACCACAATGAGATAAGAGAAAATATCGTTGAAATTCTGGAATTGGCAGATTATGAGGTTTCTGTGGCCAAAAATGGCAAACAAGGAGTCGAAATGGCAACAATAATTTTACCAAACATCATTCTTTGTGATATCATGATGCCAGAACTGGATGGCTATGGTGTGTTGTATCTACTAAATAAAAACCCCGAAACCACTAATATTCCTTTTATTTTCATTACTGCAAAATCAGAACGAATGGATATGCGCAAAGGAATGGAAATGGGTGCTGATGATTATCTCACAAAACCATTTGGAAGATTAGAACTCTTAAACGCTATCGAAACTAGGCTCAAGAAAAAAGATGTAATGCAGCATTTTTATAGCCAGTCCTTAGATAAACTCGATAAGCTTGTGTCCAAAAATAATGGTTTGAACGAATTAAAAAAAATCATAGCCGAACGAAAAAGCAGATTCTACAAAAAAAGTCAGATATTATATTATGAAGGCGATAGTGCTGTGGGAGTGTACCTTGTCCTTTCGGGTAAAATAAAAACCATCAAAATGACCCAAGAAGGACGTGAATTAATGACTGGTATTTACCAATCAGATGATTTTCTAGGAACCAATATCATATTATCTAACAAGCCCTACGATGATACTGCAACTGCTCTAGAAGATAGTTGCTTATGTTATTTTCCTAAAGCACAATTTGATGAACTATTGCGGCTATATCCTGACGTTGCCGAAAAGTTTCTAAAAATTCTATCCAATGACATTCGCAATAAAGATGAATATCTTTTACAACTGGCTTATCAATCGGTACGAAAAAGAGTTGCCGAGGCTATTTTACGTTTGTTTTTACAAAACCACAATGAAGTTGACAGCATCAGTATCAGTAGAGATGATCTTGCGGCTTTGTCAGGAACAGCTTCCGAAACCGTTAGCCGTACTCTTACGGAATTTAAAAATGAAGGACTAATTGAAAAAAAAGGCAGTAAAATAAAGATTATAAATCTCGAACAAATGAGTAAGTTAAAAAATTAG
- a CDS encoding PAS domain-containing sensor histidine kinase has product MENAALLHALVHNAIDGIITIDDFGTIESINPSACKLFDYTEVEVIGNNISMLMLSDDQESHNQHLEDYKTTGQAHIIGIGRELTGRKKAGNQFPFKLGVSEVNYAGRRIYAGFIHDLTQQKANEEQLKKYASHLEELVEQRTKILNKTIKDLEKAKAKVSVTLEKEKHLSTLKNRFLSMASHEFRTPLSTAHLSASLIEKYAEPIANANIIRHAGKIINAVNNLTTVLNDFLYIEQLEVGIVPVKLSCFDLVKLAEEITEEMQLLANGEQHIQFTHYGEQRLINLDKNLIKNCVINLITNAIKYSKDHSTIVFTTEITDHHCTISVQDEGIGIPEEDKKYLFQPFFRAQNTGNIPGTGLGLNIVARYITLMEGTISYSSTLNIGTLFTLKFSLK; this is encoded by the coding sequence ATGGAAAACGCTGCTCTATTACATGCTTTAGTGCATAATGCCATCGACGGCATTATCACTATTGACGATTTTGGAACGATCGAAAGTATCAACCCATCGGCATGTAAACTCTTTGATTATACAGAAGTAGAAGTTATAGGCAACAACATTTCGATGTTGATGCTATCAGACGATCAAGAATCCCACAACCAACACCTTGAGGATTATAAAACCACCGGTCAGGCTCATATTATAGGTATTGGAAGAGAACTCACAGGTCGAAAAAAAGCGGGAAACCAGTTTCCTTTTAAACTTGGAGTAAGCGAAGTTAACTATGCAGGTAGACGAATTTATGCTGGGTTTATACATGACCTGACACAACAAAAAGCAAATGAGGAACAGTTGAAAAAATATGCTTCTCACTTGGAAGAACTAGTTGAACAACGAACGAAGATCCTCAATAAAACAATTAAAGACCTTGAAAAAGCTAAAGCTAAAGTAAGTGTAACTTTAGAAAAAGAAAAACATCTGAGCACACTAAAAAACCGATTTTTATCCATGGCATCACATGAGTTTCGGACGCCCTTGAGCACCGCACACCTATCTGCATCACTTATAGAAAAATATGCCGAACCAATAGCTAACGCCAATATCATTAGGCATGCCGGGAAAATAATAAATGCGGTAAACAACTTGACCACAGTACTCAACGACTTTTTATACATTGAACAATTAGAAGTAGGAATAGTACCCGTAAAACTATCTTGTTTTGATTTGGTAAAATTAGCCGAAGAAATTACCGAAGAAATGCAATTATTGGCAAATGGAGAACAGCACATACAATTTACCCATTATGGCGAACAAAGACTAATTAATTTAGATAAAAATTTAATAAAAAATTGCGTTATAAACCTAATTACTAATGCTATAAAATACTCCAAGGATCATTCTACCATCGTATTTACAACAGAAATTACAGATCATCATTGTACCATAAGTGTACAGGATGAAGGAATTGGCATTCCAGAAGAAGACAAAAAATATTTGTTTCAACCTTTTTTTAGAGCACAAAATACAGGTAATATTCCAGGTACTGGATTGGGTTTAAATATTGTTGCTCGATACATAACGCTCATGGAAGGTACAATCTCCTATAGCAGTACGCTAAATATAGGTACATTATTTACACTAAAATTTTCATTAAAATGA
- a CDS encoding BON domain-containing protein, producing MEIDVNNQEEKRDMEITTEILFIFRWNWNTLNDTIKVNVIKGWVTLSGEVAWNYQKEVATKEVASLIGVLGVSNNIRIQSQKDTIINPTALKLALENHLALDSKNIRITVLGSNIILKGIVDSYYQKGIAECIAWKTPGVVHIDNELLIEED from the coding sequence ATGGAAATAGATGTAAACAATCAAGAAGAGAAAAGGGATATGGAAATCACAACTGAAATACTTTTTATTTTCAGATGGAATTGGAATACCTTAAACGATACCATTAAAGTGAACGTTATAAAAGGTTGGGTAACGCTCTCAGGTGAAGTAGCATGGAATTATCAAAAAGAAGTTGCTACAAAGGAGGTTGCTAGTCTTATAGGTGTTTTGGGAGTTAGTAATAACATTAGAATACAATCTCAAAAGGATACTATAATAAACCCAACAGCACTCAAACTAGCCTTAGAAAACCATTTAGCTTTGGATTCAAAAAACATCAGAATAACGGTGTTAGGTTCCAATATAATTTTGAAAGGAATTGTTGATTCTTATTATCAAAAGGGAATTGCGGAGTGTATTGCATGGAAAACTCCAGGTGTTGTTCATATTGATAATGAATTGCTGATAGAAGAAGATTAA
- a CDS encoding pesticidal protein Cry7Aa: MIQVKKEGVLLSKTILPFENEGVLNPAVISEGNFVHLFYRAVAEGNHSTIGYCKFDGPLSLKKRNRKPLLVPEFDYESHGMEDPRIVKIEDLYYLTYTGFDGINALGCLAISKDLIHFEKKGIIVPQITFAEFDQLAEEESAINAKYFRYNEHTNSLEKDNSKYLVWDKNVIFFPRKIKGNFYFLHRIRPEVQIVVGVKELKDLTEVFYQDYLKHFNDYVVLTSKFDHEISYVGGGCPPIETEQGWLLIYHGVKDGLDGYVYSACAALLDLENPQKEIARLPYPLFKPEINWELKGEVNNVCFPTGAVVFKDTLYIYYGAADERIACASVSFSGLINELMLYKKTR, encoded by the coding sequence ATGATACAAGTCAAAAAAGAAGGAGTGCTATTAAGTAAAACCATACTTCCGTTTGAAAATGAAGGCGTTCTAAATCCTGCAGTTATAAGCGAGGGGAATTTTGTCCATTTATTTTATCGTGCTGTGGCTGAAGGAAATCATTCTACTATTGGTTATTGCAAATTTGATGGTCCTTTGAGCTTAAAGAAGAGAAATAGAAAACCACTTTTAGTTCCAGAATTTGACTATGAGAGTCACGGTATGGAAGATCCAAGAATTGTAAAAATAGAAGACCTCTATTATTTAACCTATACCGGTTTTGATGGCATCAATGCCTTAGGATGTCTGGCTATTTCGAAAGACCTGATACATTTTGAAAAAAAAGGAATTATAGTACCGCAAATTACCTTTGCAGAATTTGATCAATTGGCAGAGGAAGAAAGTGCCATCAATGCTAAATATTTTCGCTACAATGAGCACACCAATAGTTTAGAAAAAGACAATAGTAAATACTTGGTTTGGGACAAAAACGTTATTTTTTTTCCTAGAAAAATTAAAGGTAATTTTTACTTTTTGCACCGCATTAGACCTGAAGTTCAGATTGTTGTAGGAGTAAAAGAGTTGAAAGATTTGACGGAAGTTTTTTATCAAGATTATTTAAAGCATTTTAATGACTATGTAGTTCTTACTTCTAAATTTGATCACGAAATCAGTTACGTTGGTGGCGGTTGCCCTCCAATCGAAACAGAACAGGGTTGGCTATTGATATACCATGGTGTTAAAGACGGGCTTGATGGTTATGTTTATTCAGCATGTGCCGCATTGCTTGATCTAGAGAATCCACAAAAAGAGATTGCTCGACTTCCTTATCCACTCTTTAAACCAGAAATTAATTGGGAATTAAAAGGCGAAGTAAATAACGTTTGCTTTCCTACGGGAGCCGTTGTTTTCAAAGATACCTTATACATCTATTACGGCGCAGCTGATGAAAGAATTGCCTGCGCTTCTGTTTCCTTTTCAGGATTGATAAATGAATTAATGCTTTATAAAAAAACAAGATGA
- a CDS encoding glycosyltransferase, whose protein sequence is MINNVRSKQHDGYVALNETIFSEINTPIQKQNNNNNKSEVLIITSYPPRECGIATYSQDLIFALNNKFENTFDIKIAALETKNNKYSYGKEVVSILETENENSYRELAEQINNNASLELVLIQHEFGLFRTNETDFIQFLKNIKKSSIIVFHTVLPNPDTLLKKNIALINANVDSFVVMTNNSARLLHQDYGIAMAKISLIPHGTHLVKYTNKEVLKEKHNLLGRQVISTFGLLSSGKSIETTLDAMPAIIEKNPAVLFLIIGKTHPSVVLEEGEKYRDSLKQKIETLGLQQHVKFINAFLPLKELLEYLQLTDIYLFTSKDPNQAVSGTFSYAISCGCPVISTPIPHATELVKNKGGITIDFGNSKQLAKQVIVLLDNPVLCKEISNNGIHKMAPTAWENSALAHATLFQRFLNKKIKLQYIKPSINLNHLKELTTSFAMIQFSIINKPDLKSGYTLDDNARALVAMCQHFELTNDPEDLVYIHRYYEFIHFCQQKDGTFLNYVNTDKKFTSQNSENLEDSNGRAIWALGFLISMYQLLPEVLILKAKKTMQDAIANATAMHSTRAMAFTIKGIYYSNKRAMVFENKKIIKTLANRLVQMYRHESKPTWLWFESYMTYGNSILPEAMLCAYLATGEMKYKEIAKTSFDFLLSKIVSQNSINVISNKGWLHNDIVVNKKVIGGEQPIDVAYTILALAKFFDTFRTAHYQYNMETAFSWFLGNNHLRQIIYNPCTGGCYDGLEENYVNLNQGAESTVSYLMARLTIEKYTREIPSNRLPTKNSNLALTN, encoded by the coding sequence ATGATAAACAACGTAAGGTCAAAGCAGCATGATGGATATGTAGCGCTAAACGAAACCATTTTTAGCGAAATAAATACTCCAATACAAAAACAAAATAATAATAATAATAAGTCTGAAGTCTTAATTATTACTTCCTATCCACCACGAGAATGTGGTATTGCTACCTATTCACAAGATCTAATTTTTGCATTAAACAACAAATTTGAAAACACATTTGATATAAAAATAGCAGCTTTAGAAACCAAAAACAACAAGTATAGTTATGGTAAGGAAGTGGTATCAATTTTAGAAACAGAAAATGAAAATTCGTATCGTGAACTCGCAGAACAAATTAATAACAATGCGTCTCTAGAGTTAGTTCTGATTCAGCATGAATTTGGCCTATTCAGAACCAATGAAACTGATTTTATTCAATTTTTAAAGAATATAAAAAAAAGTAGCATCATTGTTTTTCATACGGTTTTGCCAAACCCTGATACACTCTTAAAAAAAAATATAGCATTAATTAATGCCAATGTTGATTCTTTTGTAGTAATGACTAATAATTCAGCCAGATTACTACATCAGGATTATGGCATTGCAATGGCTAAAATTAGTCTGATTCCTCACGGCACACATTTAGTGAAGTACACCAATAAGGAAGTCCTAAAAGAAAAACACAATTTGTTAGGCAGGCAGGTAATTTCCACTTTTGGTTTATTGAGTTCAGGAAAATCAATCGAAACAACATTAGACGCCATGCCGGCCATTATTGAGAAAAACCCAGCTGTTTTGTTTTTGATTATTGGTAAAACGCATCCATCAGTCGTTTTAGAAGAAGGGGAAAAATATCGAGATAGTTTAAAACAGAAAATAGAAACCCTTGGCTTACAACAGCACGTAAAGTTTATCAATGCTTTTTTACCGCTTAAAGAATTATTGGAATATTTACAACTTACGGATATTTATCTTTTTACTTCAAAAGATCCTAATCAAGCCGTAAGTGGTACGTTTTCGTATGCTATAAGCTGTGGCTGCCCAGTAATCTCAACACCCATACCGCATGCAACTGAATTAGTAAAGAACAAAGGGGGAATTACGATCGACTTTGGAAACTCAAAGCAGTTAGCTAAGCAAGTAATAGTGTTATTGGATAATCCAGTTTTGTGTAAAGAAATTTCAAATAATGGGATTCATAAAATGGCTCCAACGGCTTGGGAAAACTCAGCTCTAGCACATGCAACATTATTTCAAAGATTTCTTAACAAAAAAATAAAACTACAGTATATCAAGCCCAGTATTAACTTGAACCATTTGAAAGAATTGACTACTTCATTTGCCATGATACAATTCTCGATAATCAACAAACCCGATTTAAAAAGTGGGTATACGCTAGATGATAATGCGCGAGCCTTAGTAGCAATGTGCCAACATTTTGAGTTGACCAATGATCCTGAAGATTTAGTTTATATCCATCGATATTATGAATTCATACATTTTTGCCAACAAAAAGACGGTACTTTTTTGAATTATGTAAATACCGATAAAAAATTCACGTCACAAAATAGCGAAAACCTAGAAGATTCGAACGGTAGGGCGATATGGGCTTTAGGTTTTTTGATTTCGATGTACCAATTATTACCCGAAGTATTAATCCTAAAAGCAAAGAAAACCATGCAGGATGCAATAGCAAATGCCACCGCAATGCATTCAACAAGAGCAATGGCTTTTACCATAAAAGGAATTTATTATAGTAATAAAAGAGCAATGGTTTTTGAAAACAAGAAAATAATTAAGACTTTGGCTAACAGGTTAGTACAGATGTATAGGCATGAATCTAAACCAACTTGGCTATGGTTTGAGAGCTATATGACTTATGGTAACAGCATTCTTCCCGAAGCGATGCTTTGTGCTTATTTGGCTACTGGCGAAATGAAATATAAGGAAATTGCAAAGACTTCATTTGATTTTTTATTATCCAAAATAGTTTCTCAAAACAGTATTAATGTTATTTCTAATAAAGGATGGTTACACAATGACATCGTAGTAAATAAAAAAGTAATTGGTGGCGAACAACCCATTGATGTGGCGTATACCATACTTGCATTGGCTAAATTCTTTGATACCTTTAGAACTGCTCACTACCAATACAATATGGAAACCGCATTTAGTTGGTTTTTGGGCAACAATCATTTGCGCCAAATTATTTACAATCCTTGTACAGGTGGTTGTTACGATGGATTGGAAGAAAACTATGTCAATCTTAATCAAGGAGCCGAGTCAACAGTCAGTTATCTGATGGCAAGGTTAACTATCGAAAAATACACAAGAGAAATACCAAGCAATAGGTTGCCAACTAAAAACAGCAATTTAGCACTAACCAATTGA